Proteins encoded together in one Cervus canadensis isolate Bull #8, Minnesota chromosome 7, ASM1932006v1, whole genome shotgun sequence window:
- the ARL14 gene encoding ADP-ribosylation factor-like protein 14: MQDLERKHWLWPLAKVFKEKFKKPKMGLLNSKKPKAKQARILLLGLESAGKSTLLYKLKLDTDIVTMPTVGFNVEMLELAKGVSLTVWDVGGQEKMRTMWDLYCENTDGLVYVVDSTDTQRLEDSRQAFEHILKNEHIKNVPVVLLANKQDVPGALSAKDITRMFKVKQLCSDRNWYVQPCCAVTGDGLMEGFQKLTGFLKSRMKSRGDALAFFKQH; this comes from the coding sequence ATGCAAGACCTGGAAAGGAAACACTGGCTCTGGCCATTAGCAAaggtctttaaagaaaaatttaaaaagcctaAAATGGGTCTGTTGAATTCTAAAAAGCCCAAAGCCAAGCAAGCCCGAATTCTGCTTCTGGGACTTGAGTCTGCTGGGAAGTCTACGCTCCTTTACAAATTGAAGCTTGATACGGATATTGTGACTATGCCAACAGTAGGTTTCAACGTGGAGATGCTTGAGTTGGCAAAGGGTGTCTCGCTCACGGTCTGGGACGTTGGAGGACAAGAGAAGATGAGAACCATGTGGGACCTCTACTGTGAAAACACTGATGGGCTAGTGTATGTTGTGGACAGTACGGACACACAGCGGCTGGAAGACTCCAGGCAAGCGTTTGAGCACATCTTGAAGAATGAGCACATTAAAAACGTGCCTGTGGTCTTGTTAGCCAACAAACAAGATGTGCCTGGAGCTCTAAGTGCCAAGGACATCACCAGGATGTTCAAAGTGAAGCAACTCTGCAGCGACCGGAACTGGTACGTGCAGCCCTGCTGTGCCGTCACTGGGGACGGGCTAATGGAGGGGTTCCAGAAGTTAACTGGATTTTTGAAAAGTCGCATGAAATCAAGAGGAGATGCTTTAGCATTTTTCAAGCAGCACTGA